Proteins found in one Brachyspira murdochii DSM 12563 genomic segment:
- a CDS encoding tRNA dihydrouridine synthase — protein sequence MKRGITIEGVNIPSRFFLAPMAGYTDYIFRRLSRRFGAGLLITELVSAAALARQVKKTYRYMEHKEDEYPISLQLFGANEDDYKKAIEITNLSGFSFIDINMGCPTKKVVKNNGGAGLLEDTGKMVSILNAVKSVSPLPVSVKIRLGLKRGEGGEIERALALKENGACFLTLHGRYASDLYRGTADWEAIARVKEALGKDYILIGNGDIKTKEDALKAFNISNVDGIMVGRGAVGNPWIFRELNTIFEDNDDYNNDITENDSLKNIIKEHINGCCELYGEISGIHFMRKFVMKYLTGYRMENKIELMKCESKEELFKILDSIIS from the coding sequence TCAAGATTTTTTTTAGCCCCTATGGCTGGATATACTGATTATATATTTAGAAGATTATCAAGAAGATTTGGAGCAGGACTTCTTATAACAGAGCTTGTAAGTGCTGCTGCTTTAGCAAGACAGGTTAAAAAAACTTACAGATATATGGAGCATAAAGAAGATGAATACCCAATATCACTTCAGTTATTCGGGGCCAATGAAGATGATTATAAAAAGGCAATAGAAATAACCAATTTAAGCGGATTTTCATTTATAGACATTAATATGGGCTGCCCCACAAAAAAAGTAGTAAAAAATAACGGAGGGGCTGGACTTTTAGAAGATACAGGTAAAATGGTTTCAATACTAAATGCTGTAAAAAGTGTATCGCCTTTGCCTGTAAGCGTAAAAATAAGACTTGGACTCAAACGAGGAGAAGGCGGAGAAATAGAAAGAGCATTAGCATTAAAAGAAAATGGAGCATGCTTTCTTACATTGCATGGAAGATATGCAAGCGATTTATACAGAGGTACTGCTGACTGGGAGGCTATAGCAAGAGTAAAAGAGGCACTTGGAAAAGATTATATACTAATAGGAAACGGAGATATAAAAACTAAAGAAGATGCATTAAAAGCATTTAATATATCAAATGTGGATGGAATAATGGTTGGAAGAGGTGCTGTTGGAAATCCTTGGATATTCAGAGAGCTTAACACAATATTTGAAGATAATGATGATTATAATAATGATATAACAGAAAATGACAGTTTAAAAAACATTATTAAAGAACATATTAATGGCTGCTGTGAACTTTATGGTGAAATAAGCGGTATACATTTTATGCGTAAGTTTGTTATGAAATATCTAACTGGATATAGAATGGAAAATAAAATTGAACTTATGAAATGCGAAAGCAAAGAAGAATTATTTAAAATATTGGACAGCATAATATCTTAA